The Saccharomonospora cyanea NA-134 genome includes a region encoding these proteins:
- a CDS encoding bile acid:sodium symporter family protein, with translation MSTRRGPIAALADFVARWFAVLVVVGGLVGLVLPAQTAVLADAVPLLLGVIMFGMGLTLRVSDFALVLRRPWAVLVGLCAQFLLMPLAAVAVSWLFGLSGLLLAGMVLVGAAPGGTASNVIVYLARGDVALSVTLTSVATMLAPLITPLWVLWLAGSDLPVGFGDLFFSIVQVVLVPVLAGVVVRALASPFVERMTPYLPLVSVTGIVVVVAGIVGANADAVATSGLLLVGAVILHNGLGLGLGYLTAKALRLDETACRAVSVEVGMQNSGLAASLATSHFAPLAALPAALFSVWHNVSGSALATYWARRPAREPRQQSASA, from the coding sequence ATGAGCACCCGACGTGGTCCGATCGCGGCACTCGCCGACTTCGTAGCCCGGTGGTTCGCGGTACTCGTGGTGGTCGGCGGGTTGGTCGGGCTGGTGTTGCCCGCCCAGACGGCGGTGCTCGCGGACGCCGTTCCCCTGCTGCTCGGCGTGATCATGTTCGGGATGGGACTGACGTTGCGGGTGAGCGACTTCGCGCTCGTGCTGCGACGCCCCTGGGCCGTCCTGGTCGGACTGTGCGCGCAGTTCCTCCTCATGCCGCTGGCGGCGGTGGCGGTCAGCTGGCTGTTCGGGTTGTCCGGCCTGCTGCTGGCCGGGATGGTGCTGGTCGGTGCCGCGCCCGGAGGCACCGCGTCCAACGTCATCGTCTACCTCGCCCGCGGCGACGTCGCCCTGTCGGTGACGCTCACGTCCGTCGCCACGATGCTGGCACCGCTGATCACTCCCTTGTGGGTGTTGTGGCTCGCGGGCTCGGACCTGCCCGTGGGTTTCGGGGACCTGTTCTTCTCCATCGTGCAGGTGGTGCTCGTCCCCGTGCTGGCGGGCGTGGTCGTGCGTGCGCTGGCAAGCCCGTTCGTGGAGCGGATGACGCCGTACCTGCCTCTGGTGTCGGTCACCGGCATCGTCGTCGTGGTCGCCGGGATCGTCGGAGCCAACGCCGACGCGGTGGCCACCAGCGGACTGTTGCTCGTCGGGGCGGTCATCCTGCACAACGGGCTGGGACTGGGGCTGGGCTACCTCACGGCGAAGGCCCTCCGGCTCGACGAGACCGCGTGCCGCGCGGTGAGCGTGGAGGTCGGGATGCAGAACTCCGGGCTGGCGGCCAGCCTCGCGACCTCCCACTTCGCCCCTCTGGCCGCGTTGCCCGCCGCGCTGTTCTCCGTGTGGCACAACGTGTCCGGCTCGGCGTTGGCGACCTACTGGGCCAGGCGTCCGGCTCGCGAACCCCGGCAGCAGTCCGCCTCGGCGTGA
- a CDS encoding SRPBCC family protein, whose product MIEVSRLMPVRPERVYEVLADGWTYAGWVVGNAHIRDVDAAWPAEGSRIHHKAGMWPLLVPDVSLVTAVDPGRMIELTARLWVLGRGRVRLTLTPEGDRGTRVTMGEEAVSGPAALLPAPVQALLLKPRNVEALARLEDIAVNRESRGQGRSRPGFASG is encoded by the coding sequence ATGATCGAGGTGAGTCGGTTGATGCCCGTGCGGCCGGAGCGGGTGTACGAAGTTCTCGCCGACGGTTGGACGTATGCCGGGTGGGTGGTCGGCAACGCGCACATCAGGGACGTGGACGCGGCCTGGCCCGCCGAGGGCAGTCGCATTCACCACAAGGCGGGGATGTGGCCGTTGCTGGTGCCGGACGTCTCCCTGGTGACAGCGGTCGACCCGGGCCGGATGATCGAGCTCACGGCGCGGCTGTGGGTGTTGGGGCGAGGGCGGGTCCGTCTCACGTTGACTCCCGAGGGCGACCGGGGAACCAGGGTCACCATGGGTGAGGAGGCGGTCAGCGGCCCGGCGGCGCTTCTCCCGGCGCCCGTGCAGGCGCTCCTCCTCAAGCCCCGCAACGTCGAGGCGCTCGCGAGGCTGGAGGACATCGCCGTGAACCGGGAGTCCAGAGGGCAGGGGAGGTCCCGGCCCGGCTTCGCCTCCGGATGA
- a CDS encoding NAD-dependent epimerase/dehydratase family protein, which yields MAVGPKIVVTGATGNVGTALLRRLALTTDRHVVGIARRAPTAAGEPYRHADWVSCDLGDPDEAARLTAVLDGADAVVHLAWAIHPRRDDPPMWRTNVAGTRHLLRAVARAGVPKLVVASSAAAYSPAPRWSRVSEGWDRGGIDGSAYSRGKVWLERRLDEFTRQHPDITVTRLRPCAILQHDAAGEFARWLLGRLVPGRWVGRPWLPLPLWPHLRAQIVHADDVAAAAVAALDRDVEGAFNLAAEPVLHAADIATAVGGYRLPVPKTIMAVGSSLAWRTGLHPLHPGWLELLDKASLVDTTRARNELDWVPAHDAMETVTALASGLREHAGTSSAALAPEPTAPLWRRWTSASWGRPSHQPQG from the coding sequence ATGGCAGTGGGCCCGAAAATCGTCGTGACCGGAGCGACCGGCAACGTCGGCACGGCATTGCTACGGCGGCTCGCACTCACCACCGACCGGCACGTGGTCGGCATCGCCCGGCGGGCCCCCACCGCCGCCGGCGAACCGTACCGGCATGCCGACTGGGTCTCGTGCGACCTCGGCGACCCCGACGAGGCCGCACGGCTCACCGCCGTCCTCGACGGTGCCGACGCCGTCGTCCACCTCGCGTGGGCCATCCACCCTCGGCGCGACGACCCGCCGATGTGGCGTACCAACGTCGCGGGCACCCGCCACCTGCTGCGCGCCGTGGCCCGCGCCGGCGTGCCCAAGCTCGTGGTGGCGTCGTCGGCGGCCGCCTACTCACCCGCGCCGCGATGGTCACGGGTGAGCGAGGGCTGGGACCGCGGCGGCATCGACGGCAGCGCCTACAGTCGCGGCAAGGTGTGGCTGGAACGCCGCCTCGACGAATTCACCCGGCAGCACCCCGACATCACCGTGACCCGCCTGCGGCCGTGCGCGATCCTGCAACACGACGCGGCAGGCGAGTTCGCCCGCTGGCTCCTCGGCAGGCTGGTACCGGGCCGCTGGGTCGGCAGGCCATGGCTCCCACTGCCCCTGTGGCCCCATCTCCGCGCACAGATCGTCCACGCCGACGACGTCGCGGCCGCGGCCGTCGCCGCGCTCGACCGCGACGTGGAAGGCGCTTTCAACCTCGCCGCCGAACCCGTGCTGCATGCCGCCGACATCGCCACCGCGGTCGGCGGTTACCGCCTACCCGTGCCCAAGACGATCATGGCGGTCGGCAGCAGTCTCGCGTGGCGGACCGGGCTGCACCCACTGCACCCCGGCTGGCTGGAACTCCTCGACAAGGCCTCCCTCGTCGACACCACCCGCGCGAGGAACGAACTCGACTGGGTCCCGGCGCACGACGCGATGGAGACGGTGACCGCCCTGGCGTCCGGGCTACGCGAACACGCGGGCACATCGAGCGCCGCACTCGCGCCGGAGCCGACGGCACCGCTGTGGCGGCGCTGGACCTCGGCGTCGTGGGGCCGGCCCAGCCACCAACCGCAGGGCTGA
- a CDS encoding phytoene desaturase family protein: MGTSRAVEAPGSDSSAYGTVDAVVVGAGQNGLVAANLLADAGWDVLVLEATPYVGGAVRTAELTEPGFRHDVFSAFYPMSVASPVMRGLDLEQYGLRWRHAPAVLAHVLPDDRVALLSRDLDATAASVSAFDPRDGEAWRRQFDEWLRVKEPFLDLLFTPFPPVRAAVRLARTLGVADGLRFARMLATPVGTLGTETYHGDGARLLLAGNALHSDLGPLAAGSSVFGWLLSMLGQDVGFPVPEGGAGGLADALATRLRTRGGRIECSRPVTRVLVAGGRALGVQDAHGGLVRARRAVLADVPAPSLYLDLVGREHLPARLLSDLDRFQWDDSTIKVDWALSGPIPWSNPDAARAGTVHLDNDLDGLARYSAELTSGRVPVEPLLVLGQMTTSDPTRSPEGTEVAWAYTHVPQGLEWDADRTRRFADRMERIIERHAPGFTERVRSRHLMSPADLHATEPSLVGGAINAGTAALHQQLVFRPVPGLGRSDTPIDRLYLAGASAHPGGAVHGGPGANAAKAALARAGVTGAGYGRLMRAAHAALYSD, translated from the coding sequence GTGGGTACGTCAAGGGCCGTGGAGGCACCGGGGTCGGACAGCAGCGCCTACGGCACGGTGGACGCCGTCGTCGTCGGAGCCGGGCAGAACGGGCTGGTGGCCGCCAACCTGCTGGCCGATGCGGGCTGGGACGTCCTGGTGCTGGAGGCCACGCCGTATGTCGGGGGAGCGGTCCGCACCGCGGAACTGACCGAACCGGGGTTCCGGCACGACGTGTTCAGCGCCTTCTACCCGATGTCCGTCGCCTCGCCGGTCATGCGTGGGCTGGACCTGGAACAGTACGGGCTGCGCTGGCGGCACGCGCCCGCCGTGCTCGCGCACGTGCTGCCCGACGACCGGGTCGCTCTCCTGTCCCGCGATCTCGACGCCACGGCCGCGTCGGTGTCCGCGTTCGACCCTCGGGACGGTGAGGCGTGGCGGAGGCAGTTCGACGAGTGGCTGCGGGTCAAGGAACCGTTTCTCGATCTGCTGTTCACACCGTTTCCACCGGTTCGCGCGGCGGTGCGGTTGGCGCGCACGCTCGGTGTCGCTGACGGGCTGAGGTTCGCGCGCATGCTGGCGACCCCGGTGGGCACGCTCGGCACGGAGACCTACCACGGCGACGGAGCGCGGCTGCTGCTGGCGGGCAACGCGCTGCACAGTGACCTCGGCCCCCTCGCGGCGGGCAGTTCGGTGTTCGGCTGGTTGCTCAGCATGCTCGGCCAGGACGTCGGCTTCCCCGTGCCCGAGGGCGGAGCCGGTGGCCTCGCGGACGCGTTGGCGACCCGACTGCGCACGCGCGGCGGACGCATCGAGTGCTCACGTCCGGTGACCCGGGTGCTGGTGGCCGGAGGCCGGGCGCTCGGGGTGCAGGACGCCCACGGTGGTCTCGTACGGGCTCGCCGGGCGGTGCTGGCGGACGTGCCCGCGCCTTCGCTGTACCTGGACCTGGTCGGCCGGGAACACCTTCCCGCCCGCCTGCTGTCCGATCTGGACCGCTTCCAGTGGGACGATTCGACCATCAAGGTGGACTGGGCGTTGTCCGGGCCCATTCCGTGGAGCAACCCGGATGCCGCTCGCGCGGGAACGGTGCATCTGGACAACGACCTCGACGGCCTCGCCCGCTACAGTGCCGAACTCACCTCGGGACGGGTGCCGGTCGAACCGTTGCTCGTGCTGGGCCAGATGACCACCAGCGACCCCACGCGGTCACCGGAGGGCACCGAGGTGGCGTGGGCGTACACGCACGTGCCTCAGGGACTGGAGTGGGACGCCGACCGGACGCGCCGGTTCGCCGACCGGATGGAACGCATCATCGAACGGCACGCGCCCGGCTTCACCGAACGTGTCCGCAGCAGGCACCTGATGAGTCCCGCCGATCTGCACGCCACCGAGCCGAGCCTGGTCGGTGGTGCCATCAACGCGGGAACGGCGGCACTGCACCAGCAGCTCGTCTTCCGGCCGGTACCCGGGCTGGGCCGCTCCGACACGCCGATCGACCGGCTGTATCTCGCCGGCGCGTCGGCCCACCCCGGTGGTGCCGTCCATGGTGGACCCGGGGCCAACGCCGCGAAGGCCGCGCTCGCGAGGGCGGGCGTGACCGGGGCGGGTTACGGCAGGCTGATGCGCGCCGCGCACGCGGCGCTGTACTCGGACTGA
- a CDS encoding xanthine dehydrogenase family protein molybdopterin-binding subunit, producing MSIVGTRVVRVEDDKLITTGGTYIDDLREEALTGAVHAMFVRSPIAHATVTSIDTSEASSAPGVVAVYTAADLDLAPGRAGPVPQPWLADGVVRYVGEPVALILAEHPYQLADAAELVDVDYEPLDVVADIETALSGEVVLHPELDGNVVQTHGGDFAEDTFADCEVVVSRTIVNQRVAPAPLEVRGAACAWGDDGRVTLWLSTQNAHLARSTVAKGLGLGAGEVRIVTPDVGGGFGAKIGTDPEPVVLAWAARRAGRPVRWSESRSENLTSMTHGRAQRNTVTIGGRRDGTVLAFRLEVVQDAGAYPRTLYLPTLTEMMAPGVYRFPKVETVSRAVVTNTTPIAAYRGAGRPEATAAVERAMDLFAAEIGVDPAEVRRKNVVPPDAFPHTTPTGATYDTGDYAAALDKVLEAAGYAQLREEQARRRAEGDPIALGLGMSAYVEITGADARGDSGRVEINPDGTVTAYTGVSPHGQGIHTTFAMLLSDRLGVPMEKITVRHGDTDEIPKGVGTMGSRSLQYGGSAVRKAADAVIEKARRLAADELEASPDDLELDTASGTWRVRGAASAGEVSWARLAERAGDGELSADVWADEVSPTFPFGAHLAVVEVDTLTGKVTLRRIVAVDDAGPVFNPVTFTGQRHGGLAQGAAQALLEVMHYDPDGNPTTATLADYSFPTAAELPDFELVDMVTPTDRNPLGVKGIGESATVGSTPAVQNAVVDALSHLGVTHVDMPTTPLRVWEAISEAAAQAPTRVGKAD from the coding sequence GTGAGCATCGTCGGTACCAGGGTGGTCCGCGTCGAGGACGACAAACTCATCACGACGGGTGGCACCTACATCGACGACCTTCGTGAGGAGGCGCTCACCGGCGCCGTCCACGCGATGTTCGTGCGCAGTCCGATCGCGCACGCGACCGTGACCTCGATCGACACCTCGGAGGCCTCCTCGGCGCCCGGCGTCGTCGCCGTGTACACCGCCGCCGATCTCGACCTGGCGCCGGGGCGTGCCGGGCCGGTGCCGCAGCCGTGGCTGGCCGACGGCGTGGTTCGCTATGTCGGGGAACCCGTGGCGTTGATCCTCGCCGAGCATCCGTACCAGCTCGCGGACGCGGCCGAACTCGTCGACGTGGACTACGAGCCGCTCGACGTCGTGGCGGACATCGAGACGGCCCTGTCCGGCGAGGTGGTGTTGCATCCGGAGCTGGACGGCAACGTGGTCCAGACCCATGGCGGTGACTTCGCCGAGGACACCTTCGCCGACTGCGAGGTGGTGGTCAGCCGGACCATCGTGAACCAGCGGGTCGCGCCCGCTCCGCTGGAGGTCAGGGGAGCGGCGTGCGCCTGGGGCGACGACGGTCGCGTGACCCTGTGGCTGTCCACCCAGAACGCCCACCTCGCCCGCTCGACCGTGGCGAAGGGACTCGGCCTCGGCGCGGGAGAAGTCCGGATCGTCACTCCCGACGTCGGCGGGGGGTTCGGCGCGAAGATCGGCACGGACCCGGAGCCGGTGGTGCTGGCGTGGGCGGCGCGCCGCGCGGGCCGCCCGGTGCGGTGGTCGGAGAGCCGTAGCGAGAACCTGACGTCGATGACGCACGGCAGGGCGCAGCGCAACACGGTCACGATCGGGGGTCGCCGCGACGGCACCGTGCTGGCGTTCCGGCTGGAGGTCGTGCAGGACGCGGGCGCCTACCCGCGCACGCTGTACCTGCCGACGCTGACGGAGATGATGGCCCCGGGCGTGTACCGGTTCCCGAAGGTGGAGACGGTCAGCCGGGCGGTGGTCACCAACACCACTCCCATCGCCGCCTACCGTGGCGCGGGCAGGCCGGAGGCCACCGCGGCGGTGGAGCGGGCGATGGATCTGTTCGCCGCCGAGATCGGCGTCGACCCGGCCGAGGTCCGGAGGAAGAACGTCGTCCCGCCCGACGCGTTTCCCCACACGACGCCGACGGGCGCCACGTACGACACCGGTGACTACGCCGCGGCTCTGGACAAGGTCCTGGAGGCGGCCGGCTACGCCCAGCTGCGGGAGGAACAGGCCCGCAGGCGGGCGGAGGGCGACCCGATCGCGCTGGGACTCGGGATGTCGGCCTACGTCGAGATCACCGGAGCCGACGCGCGCGGCGACAGCGGCCGGGTGGAGATCAACCCGGACGGCACCGTCACCGCCTACACCGGCGTGTCGCCGCACGGGCAGGGCATCCACACGACGTTCGCGATGCTGCTGTCCGACCGGCTCGGCGTGCCCATGGAGAAGATCACCGTGCGGCACGGCGACACCGACGAGATCCCCAAGGGTGTCGGCACGATGGGGTCGCGGTCGCTGCAGTACGGCGGGTCCGCGGTGCGTAAGGCCGCCGACGCGGTGATCGAGAAGGCCCGCAGGCTGGCCGCCGACGAGTTGGAGGCCTCCCCGGACGACCTCGAACTGGACACCGCTTCGGGCACGTGGCGGGTGCGGGGCGCGGCGTCGGCGGGCGAGGTGAGCTGGGCGCGGCTGGCCGAACGCGCCGGCGACGGCGAGTTGTCGGCCGACGTGTGGGCGGACGAGGTGTCGCCCACGTTCCCGTTCGGCGCGCACCTGGCCGTGGTGGAGGTGGACACACTCACCGGCAAGGTGACGTTGCGGCGCATCGTCGCCGTCGACGACGCGGGCCCCGTGTTCAACCCCGTCACGTTCACCGGGCAGCGGCACGGCGGCCTCGCGCAGGGCGCGGCCCAGGCACTGCTGGAGGTCATGCACTACGACCCTGACGGCAACCCCACCACGGCCACGCTCGCCGACTACTCGTTCCCCACGGCCGCCGAGCTGCCCGACTTCGAACTGGTGGACATGGTCACGCCCACCGACCGCAATCCGCTCGGGGTCAAGGGCATCGGCGAGTCGGCCACGGTCGGCTCCACCCCCGCGGTGCAGAACGCGGTGGTGGACGCGCTGTCACACCTCGGCGTGACCCACGTCGACATGCCCACGACCCCACTGCGGGTGTGGGAGGCGATATCAGAGGCAGCAGCACAGGCACCGACGCGAGTAGGGAAGGCGGACTGA
- a CDS encoding (2Fe-2S)-binding protein: MRVTIEINGRTVTEEVEDRTLLVHFVRDVAGLTATNVGCDTTSCGACTVLLDGESVKSCTVLAAQADGHRVTTLEGLPGEDGQRHPLQEAFSEQHGLQCGFCTPGMIMAAASLLKENPEPTREQVREGLEGNLCRCTGYHNIVNAVMAASGQEVEK; this comes from the coding sequence TTGCGCGTCACGATCGAGATCAACGGACGGACGGTGACCGAGGAGGTCGAGGACCGGACCCTGCTCGTGCACTTCGTGCGCGACGTCGCCGGGCTCACCGCCACCAACGTCGGCTGTGACACCACCTCCTGCGGAGCGTGCACGGTGCTGCTCGACGGCGAGTCGGTGAAGTCGTGCACGGTGCTGGCGGCGCAGGCCGACGGCCATCGTGTCACGACACTGGAAGGGCTGCCCGGCGAGGACGGCCAGCGGCACCCGCTGCAGGAGGCCTTCTCGGAGCAGCACGGCCTCCAGTGCGGGTTCTGCACCCCCGGCATGATCATGGCGGCGGCGTCGCTGCTGAAGGAGAACCCCGAGCCGACGCGGGAGCAGGTGCGCGAGGGCCTGGAGGGCAACCTCTGCCGCTGCACCGGCTACCACAACATCGTCAACGCGGTGATGGCCGCGTCCGGGCAGGAGGTCGAGAAGTGA
- a CDS encoding FAD binding domain-containing protein translates to MIPATLRYRRVSSVDDALAVLAEHGDEAKLLAGGHSLLPLMKLRLAAPEIVVDIAGLAELSYVRLDGDVVAIGAMTRYHDLVRDPVLAEHAPLVAHVAGVIGDPQVRHRGTIGGSVAHGDAAADLPAALLACDAEFVVRGRDGERTVAAGEFFLGPFTTALEPDEVLTEIRLPRRGDAGWGFEKFTRRAIDWAIVGVAVQGRNVGLINMAGTPIRAEATERALADGASIVEAAALAAEGTSPADEPHATAAYRAHLARVLTERALVQAEQRA, encoded by the coding sequence GTGATCCCGGCGACCCTGCGCTACCGTCGAGTGTCCTCCGTGGACGATGCGCTGGCCGTGCTGGCCGAACACGGGGACGAGGCGAAGCTACTGGCGGGTGGGCACTCGCTGCTGCCGCTGATGAAGCTCCGGCTGGCCGCGCCGGAGATCGTCGTGGACATCGCGGGGCTGGCGGAGCTGTCGTACGTGCGCCTCGACGGTGACGTCGTCGCCATCGGGGCGATGACCCGCTACCACGACCTGGTGCGCGATCCTGTGCTGGCCGAGCACGCGCCTCTGGTGGCGCACGTGGCCGGGGTGATCGGCGATCCGCAGGTGCGGCATCGCGGCACCATCGGCGGTTCCGTGGCACACGGCGACGCCGCGGCCGACCTGCCCGCGGCCCTGCTGGCCTGCGACGCCGAGTTCGTGGTGCGCGGTCGTGACGGTGAGCGCACCGTCGCGGCGGGGGAGTTCTTCCTCGGGCCGTTCACCACCGCGCTCGAACCCGACGAGGTGCTGACCGAGATCCGCCTGCCCCGGCGAGGCGACGCGGGGTGGGGCTTCGAGAAGTTCACGCGCCGCGCGATCGACTGGGCCATCGTCGGCGTCGCCGTGCAGGGCCGCAACGTCGGTCTGATCAACATGGCGGGCACGCCGATCAGGGCCGAGGCCACCGAACGCGCCCTGGCCGACGGCGCGTCGATCGTCGAGGCCGCGGCCCTGGCCGCCGAGGGAACGAGCCCCGCCGACGAACCCCACGCCACGGCCGCCTACCGCGCACACCTCGCCCGGGTGCTCACCGAGCGGGCACTGGTGCAGGCCGAGCAACGCGCCTGA
- the cysC gene encoding adenylyl-sulfate kinase, with protein sequence MSPMPAVALETGATVWLTGLSGAGKSTVARTIADAVRTNVEVGVLDGDDLRGTISSDLGFSADDRHRHGVRVGYVAELLSRHRVLTLVPVIAPYARTREAVRAHHERQGTPFLEVHVNTPLTECARRDPKGLYARAEAGEINGLTGVGDTYEVPAEPDLRVDTSVVTPRQAAETVITLLHRRGLLSTMHPPSAVDLRQ encoded by the coding sequence ATGTCACCCATGCCGGCCGTCGCACTCGAAACGGGCGCCACCGTGTGGCTGACCGGCCTGTCCGGGGCCGGGAAGTCGACCGTGGCCCGCACCATCGCCGACGCCGTGCGCACCAACGTGGAGGTGGGCGTGCTGGACGGTGACGACCTGCGCGGCACGATCTCCTCCGACCTCGGGTTCTCCGCCGACGACCGGCACCGGCACGGCGTCCGCGTCGGCTACGTCGCCGAACTCCTGTCGCGGCACCGCGTGCTGACCCTCGTGCCCGTGATCGCGCCCTACGCGCGCACCCGCGAGGCGGTCCGCGCCCACCACGAGCGACAGGGCACACCGTTTCTGGAGGTGCACGTCAACACCCCACTGACGGAGTGCGCGCGGCGCGATCCGAAGGGCCTCTACGCCCGCGCGGAGGCCGGAGAGATCAACGGACTCACCGGTGTCGGCGACACCTACGAGGTACCCGCGGAGCCGGACCTGCGCGTAGACACGAGCGTGGTGACGCCCCGGCAGGCGGCTGAGACGGTGATCACGCTGTTACACAGGCGTGGTCTTCTGTCCACAATGCACCCCCCGTCGGCGGTTGACCTGCGACAGTGA